Proteins from a genomic interval of Microbacterium esteraromaticum:
- a CDS encoding tripartite tricarboxylate transporter substrate binding protein: MPRIRMTRATVAIATAAAAALVLAGCSPVEEGGEASSFPDKDIRLIIQANPGGGSDLSSRALASELENILDVSVIPENMPGAAGALAMEFVGAQEADGYVIGFAPVEIAMLNTTQGADVLPENYDLLGQIMLAPGVVTVGADSGIESLDDLVAQAEAGAVTVANSGAGSIWEAATLGLADATGAEFTPVAYDGGATAVGAAASGETVAAVSGLGEALAQGEAVRILAVMHDERHPDAADVPTVEEAIGEAVEFGGWGGIYAPKGLPDDVKATLESAVQQAVESDSYQAFQKDAGNLVVYRDSAEWTTFVGEQFDLFQELLG; encoded by the coding sequence ATGCCCCGCATCCGCATGACCCGCGCGACGGTCGCCATCGCAACCGCCGCCGCAGCCGCGCTCGTCCTGGCCGGCTGCAGCCCGGTGGAAGAGGGCGGCGAAGCGTCGTCCTTCCCCGACAAGGACATCCGTCTGATCATCCAGGCCAACCCCGGCGGCGGTTCCGACCTGTCGTCCCGCGCACTGGCATCCGAGCTCGAGAACATCCTCGATGTCAGCGTGATCCCCGAGAACATGCCCGGCGCCGCGGGTGCGCTGGCCATGGAGTTCGTCGGCGCTCAGGAGGCCGACGGGTACGTGATCGGCTTCGCCCCCGTCGAGATCGCCATGCTCAACACCACTCAGGGCGCCGACGTGCTGCCAGAGAACTACGACCTGCTGGGTCAGATCATGCTCGCGCCCGGTGTCGTCACCGTCGGCGCCGACAGCGGAATCGAGTCGCTCGACGACCTCGTGGCCCAGGCTGAAGCGGGCGCCGTGACGGTCGCCAACTCCGGAGCCGGGTCGATCTGGGAGGCCGCGACGCTCGGCCTCGCCGACGCGACCGGTGCCGAGTTCACGCCGGTCGCCTACGACGGCGGCGCCACCGCCGTCGGCGCGGCGGCATCCGGTGAGACCGTCGCGGCCGTCTCCGGGCTCGGCGAGGCACTCGCCCAGGGTGAGGCCGTCCGCATCCTGGCCGTCATGCACGACGAGCGCCACCCTGACGCGGCCGACGTGCCGACGGTCGAAGAGGCGATCGGCGAGGCCGTGGAGTTCGGCGGATGGGGCGGGATCTACGCACCCAAGGGTCTGCCTGACGACGTGAAGGCGACGCTCGAGTCGGCGGTGCAGCAAGCTGTGGAGTCGGACTCGTACCAGGCCTTCCAGAAGGATGCCGGAAACCTCGTCGTGTACCGCGACTCGGCCGAGTGGACCACCTTCGTCGGCGAGCAGTTCGACCTGTTCCAGGAACTGCTCGGCTGA
- a CDS encoding fucose isomerase, with protein MSYTLPAPVARPQATPKTAYLITSGDLRESANIAGWPTQVALEAGVTGVLEDLGWSVIRPFGVDPATGHGFISSQRMGMEIFKSIPTDAPLIVAIANWQYSHHVLAGLRTHQGPILTVANFAGDWPGLVGLLGLNAGLTKMNKPYATTWSVDFTDAWFTDGIREWTETGAIVHDATHVRPLPELPDSPEKQLGQALAAELIADKAIIGVFDEGCMGMYNAIFDDELLNHTGIYKERLSQSALYAEMLRVTDDEADAAYDWLIAQGMTFKYGEDAATELTRDQVQWQLKMYIAALRIADDFGLDAVGIQYQQGLKDLVPASDLAEGILNSTERPPVTSRDGSRVLHEGRAFPHFNEADEGVAVDALVTDRVWRAMGLVPDNTLHDVRWGEEYDGQFVWAYEISGSVPASHLGGWDKAEGWRQGHVFFPAGGATINGVSKPGEVVLSRVFIADGILQADIFRASVIDLPADETQRRHDATNPEWPIAHVVLHGQTRDQFMARHKANHAQLVYAPDAETADKALIAKAAMFDGMGIKVNLVGDVRL; from the coding sequence ATGAGCTACACCCTCCCCGCGCCGGTCGCGCGGCCCCAGGCCACCCCGAAGACCGCCTACCTCATCACCTCAGGCGATCTGCGCGAGTCGGCGAACATCGCCGGCTGGCCCACCCAGGTCGCGCTCGAAGCCGGCGTCACCGGTGTGCTCGAAGACCTCGGTTGGAGCGTCATCCGCCCGTTCGGCGTCGACCCCGCGACCGGGCACGGCTTCATCTCGAGCCAGCGCATGGGCATGGAGATCTTCAAGAGCATCCCTACTGACGCACCGCTCATCGTCGCGATCGCGAACTGGCAGTACTCGCACCACGTGCTCGCCGGCCTGCGCACCCACCAGGGCCCCATTCTCACCGTCGCCAACTTCGCGGGCGACTGGCCCGGCCTCGTCGGCCTGCTGGGGTTGAACGCCGGCCTCACCAAGATGAACAAGCCCTACGCCACCACCTGGTCGGTCGACTTCACCGACGCCTGGTTCACCGACGGCATCCGCGAATGGACCGAAACCGGTGCCATCGTGCACGACGCCACCCACGTGCGCCCGCTGCCCGAACTTCCCGACAGCCCCGAGAAGCAGCTCGGGCAGGCGCTCGCCGCCGAGCTCATCGCCGACAAGGCCATCATCGGTGTCTTCGACGAAGGCTGCATGGGCATGTACAACGCCATCTTCGACGACGAGCTGCTCAACCACACCGGCATCTACAAGGAGCGCCTGAGCCAGTCGGCGCTGTACGCCGAGATGCTGCGCGTCACTGACGACGAGGCCGACGCCGCGTACGACTGGCTGATCGCGCAGGGCATGACCTTCAAGTACGGCGAGGATGCTGCCACCGAACTGACCCGCGACCAGGTGCAGTGGCAGCTGAAGATGTACATCGCCGCGCTGCGGATCGCCGACGACTTCGGGCTCGACGCCGTCGGCATCCAGTACCAGCAGGGACTGAAAGACCTGGTGCCGGCATCCGACCTCGCCGAGGGCATCCTCAACTCCACCGAGCGTCCCCCGGTCACCTCCCGCGACGGTTCGCGCGTGCTGCACGAAGGCCGGGCGTTCCCGCACTTCAACGAGGCCGACGAGGGTGTCGCCGTCGACGCACTCGTCACCGACCGCGTCTGGCGGGCCATGGGACTGGTGCCCGACAACACCCTGCACGACGTGCGCTGGGGCGAGGAGTACGACGGCCAGTTCGTGTGGGCGTATGAGATCTCGGGGTCGGTGCCCGCGTCGCACCTGGGCGGCTGGGACAAGGCTGAGGGCTGGCGTCAGGGGCACGTGTTCTTCCCTGCCGGTGGGGCCACCATCAACGGGGTCTCGAAGCCCGGAGAGGTGGTGCTGAGCCGGGTGTTCATCGCCGACGGCATCCTGCAGGCCGACATCTTCCGCGCGTCGGTCATCGACCTGCCTGCTGATGAGACCCAGCGCCGCCACGACGCCACCAACCCCGAGTGGCCGATCGCGCACGTGGTGTTGCACGGGCAGACCCGCGATCAGTTCATGGCGCGGCACAAGGCCAACCACGCCCAGCTCGTGTACGCGCCTGACGCCGAGACGGCCGATAAGGCGCTGATCGCCAAGGCCGCGATGTTCGACGGCATGGGCATCAAGGTCAACCTGGTGGGCGACGTCCGCCTCTGA
- a CDS encoding FGGY-family carbohydrate kinase has translation MRCTLGVDIGTSSSKGVLVADDGTILATATRAHEVDRPHTGWVEMDARIWWDEFVAIARELRKAHPDALITAVGVSGMGPCVLLADEHDEPVRPAILYGVDTRAAEQIDRMTDELGPKEITRIGGSTLTSQSAGPKIAWIADEDPDAWRRAKRLFMPASWLARKLTGAYVLDHQSASQSSPLYDIENERWHDAWWQQYADGIEQPPLTWAGEIAGTVTATASALTGIPEGTPVITGTIDAWSEAVSVGAHGDGDLMLMYGTTMFLIATGAQTLRTPSMWTTAGAFSGTRNLAGGLSTSGALTAWLKDLTDADYPQLLTEAEASGPGARGLLMLPYFAGERTPIQDPDARGVIAGLTLSHGRGDLYRAALEATALGVRHNVETMRAAGADIRRIVAVGGGTQGRLWLQIVSDATGLAQQIPATTIGASYGAAFLAASATAPAGQEPRIDAWNPVTETITPDPAAQPVYDELFDRYQRLYAGTRDVVHELAAVQRAL, from the coding sequence ATGCGCTGCACCCTCGGGGTCGACATCGGAACGTCGAGCAGCAAGGGCGTGCTCGTCGCCGACGACGGCACGATCCTCGCGACTGCCACGCGCGCGCACGAGGTCGATCGCCCGCACACCGGCTGGGTCGAGATGGATGCTCGCATCTGGTGGGACGAGTTCGTCGCGATCGCCCGCGAACTGCGAAAAGCGCACCCGGACGCCCTCATCACCGCCGTGGGAGTGAGCGGCATGGGCCCCTGCGTGCTGCTCGCCGACGAGCATGACGAGCCCGTGCGTCCCGCCATCCTGTACGGCGTCGACACCCGCGCCGCTGAGCAGATCGACCGGATGACCGACGAGCTCGGCCCGAAAGAGATCACCCGCATCGGAGGATCGACCCTCACCTCGCAGTCGGCCGGTCCCAAGATCGCCTGGATCGCCGACGAAGACCCGGATGCCTGGCGACGCGCGAAGCGTCTGTTCATGCCGGCATCCTGGCTGGCGCGCAAGCTCACCGGGGCCTACGTGCTCGACCACCAGTCGGCCAGCCAGAGCTCCCCGCTCTACGACATCGAGAACGAGCGCTGGCACGACGCCTGGTGGCAGCAGTATGCAGACGGCATCGAGCAGCCGCCGCTCACCTGGGCGGGTGAGATCGCCGGGACGGTGACGGCGACAGCATCCGCCCTCACCGGCATCCCCGAGGGCACCCCCGTCATCACCGGAACCATCGACGCATGGAGCGAAGCCGTCAGCGTCGGCGCTCACGGCGACGGCGACCTGATGCTCATGTACGGCACGACCATGTTCCTCATCGCGACGGGAGCGCAGACGCTGCGCACGCCCTCGATGTGGACCACGGCCGGAGCCTTCTCCGGCACCCGCAACCTCGCCGGCGGACTCTCGACCTCGGGCGCCCTCACCGCCTGGCTCAAAGATCTCACCGACGCCGACTACCCGCAGTTGCTCACCGAGGCCGAAGCATCCGGCCCCGGCGCACGGGGGCTGCTGATGCTGCCGTACTTCGCCGGAGAGCGCACCCCGATCCAAGACCCGGATGCTCGCGGCGTCATCGCCGGACTCACTCTCAGTCACGGACGCGGCGACCTCTACCGCGCCGCACTCGAAGCGACCGCACTCGGCGTGCGCCACAACGTCGAGACCATGCGGGCTGCCGGAGCCGACATCCGCCGGATCGTCGCCGTCGGCGGAGGCACACAGGGCCGCCTCTGGCTGCAGATCGTCTCGGATGCCACCGGACTGGCGCAGCAGATTCCCGCCACCACCATCGGCGCCAGCTACGGTGCGGCGTTCCTGGCAGCATCCGCTACCGCACCCGCCGGGCAGGAGCCGCGCATCGACGCCTGGAACCCGGTCACCGAGACCATCACGCCCGATCCTGCCGCCCAACCCGTCTACGACGAGTTGTTCGACCGATACCAGCGCCTGTACGCAGGCACCCGCGACGTCGTGCACGAACTGGCCGCCGTACAACGCGCCCTCTGA
- a CDS encoding tripartite tricarboxylate transporter permease: protein MTPIIDGVNSLLDISIVLYMGVGLVLGFMVGAFPGITATMAVALAAGFTMTLEPVQGLAVLLTIYVTANFGDRVPSILINTPGTPASIATTLDGYPMAKQGRAGLALTISAIASAIGILASLVLFAIAAVPIANFARDYFRSPELFALVVFGIAIMIGISSKSMLKGILAGLFGLMLGTVGTYSATADQRFTFGLLELVEGVNFIAVIIGLFGIAELFDQLLTHRKNRTRPISSLGRWWPNRRELKQSGRATAVGGAVGLGVGLIPAAGGDIAGLIGWERARKMSKTPDAFGKGSIEGVAASDTASSATLGGSLTTTMALGIPGDSVMAVMIGSMIIWGITPGPNLFSDRPDLVVSIVGIMLVATLLALGLSLVRMKGMVKLLDVPQPYLWSGILIFCIIGTYATSNSLSTVITMLVFGVLGVLLKRMQVPAGPIVLGLLLGPLAEENLARTLAILPTRPFFEVVSPIAIALLLLAVLSIVMPAIRSARKPRAERASFAESVLDTASLEQIAHAHDQLAADPDLLTSTVRTEKKNPKEKK, encoded by the coding sequence ATGACTCCCATCATCGACGGGGTGAACTCGCTTCTCGACATCTCGATCGTCCTCTACATGGGTGTCGGGCTCGTGCTCGGATTCATGGTCGGCGCCTTCCCCGGGATCACCGCCACAATGGCCGTCGCACTGGCGGCCGGGTTCACGATGACGCTCGAGCCGGTCCAGGGCCTGGCCGTGCTACTCACGATCTACGTCACCGCGAACTTCGGTGACCGAGTGCCGTCCATCCTCATCAACACCCCCGGCACACCGGCATCCATCGCCACCACACTCGACGGATACCCGATGGCCAAGCAGGGGCGTGCGGGGCTCGCCCTGACCATCTCGGCGATCGCCTCGGCGATCGGCATCCTGGCATCCCTCGTGCTCTTCGCGATCGCAGCCGTGCCGATCGCGAACTTCGCCCGCGACTACTTCCGTTCTCCCGAGCTGTTCGCACTGGTCGTCTTCGGCATCGCCATCATGATCGGTATCTCTTCAAAATCGATGCTCAAGGGCATCCTCGCGGGCCTGTTCGGACTCATGCTCGGCACGGTGGGCACCTACTCGGCGACAGCTGACCAGCGCTTCACCTTCGGGCTGCTCGAACTCGTCGAGGGCGTGAACTTCATCGCCGTGATCATCGGCCTGTTCGGCATCGCGGAACTCTTCGATCAGCTGCTCACCCACCGCAAGAACCGCACGCGACCGATCTCCAGCCTGGGCCGCTGGTGGCCCAACCGGCGCGAGCTGAAGCAGAGCGGGAGAGCGACCGCGGTCGGCGGCGCTGTCGGACTCGGCGTGGGCCTGATCCCCGCCGCCGGCGGCGACATCGCCGGCCTCATCGGGTGGGAACGCGCGCGCAAGATGTCGAAGACCCCCGACGCCTTCGGCAAGGGGTCGATCGAGGGAGTCGCGGCATCCGACACGGCCTCCAGCGCGACTCTGGGCGGCTCGCTCACCACGACCATGGCGCTCGGCATCCCCGGCGACTCGGTGATGGCCGTGATGATCGGATCGATGATCATCTGGGGAATCACCCCAGGGCCGAATCTGTTCTCGGACCGCCCCGACCTGGTCGTCTCGATCGTCGGCATCATGCTCGTGGCCACCCTGCTGGCGCTCGGACTGAGCCTCGTGCGCATGAAGGGCATGGTCAAGCTGCTCGATGTGCCGCAGCCGTATCTGTGGAGCGGCATCCTCATCTTCTGCATCATCGGCACTTACGCCACCTCGAACAGCCTCTCGACGGTCATCACCATGCTCGTCTTCGGGGTGCTGGGTGTGCTGCTCAAGCGCATGCAGGTACCCGCCGGACCGATCGTGCTCGGGCTGTTGCTCGGACCACTCGCCGAAGAGAACCTCGCACGCACGCTCGCGATTCTGCCGACGCGGCCGTTCTTCGAGGTCGTCAGCCCGATCGCGATCGCACTGCTGCTGCTGGCCGTGCTCTCGATCGTGATGCCGGCGATCCGTTCGGCCCGCAAACCGCGCGCTGAACGGGCATCCTTCGCCGAGTCGGTGCTCGACACCGCGAGCCTCGAGCAGATCGCTCACGCCCACGACCAGCTCGCGGCCGATCCCGACCTGCTCACGTCGACCGTGCGCACAGAGAAGAAGAACCCCAAGGAGAAGAAGTGA
- a CDS encoding GntR family transcriptional regulator has protein sequence MADTVKRGESLGAQVANVLRQRIVRGDLAPGERITEEALAEEFDVSRGPIRDALTQLSFEKLVRIQRPRGVFVVGLTRDDVDQLYSLRAALEQLALSRAIRVEDDARWQTMARAVRRMTEAAEVSDHTAFAAADLDFHSQIYALADHPRLEGAWRQYLPTFSALLDVTINHDSDLHDSAVDHVALFDVMRSGDAAKAADVLTAHLDGARDRMLSEIAMSE, from the coding sequence GTGGCGGACACAGTCAAGCGCGGTGAGTCGTTGGGGGCGCAGGTCGCCAACGTGCTGCGCCAGCGGATCGTGCGCGGTGACCTCGCTCCGGGCGAGCGCATCACTGAAGAAGCGCTGGCTGAGGAGTTCGACGTCAGCCGCGGACCGATCCGCGATGCGCTGACGCAACTGAGCTTTGAGAAGCTGGTGCGCATCCAGCGGCCCCGTGGAGTGTTCGTCGTCGGGCTCACCAGGGATGATGTCGATCAGCTCTACAGTCTGCGTGCGGCGCTCGAGCAGCTCGCGCTTTCGCGGGCGATCCGCGTCGAGGACGACGCGCGCTGGCAGACGATGGCGCGCGCGGTGCGCCGCATGACCGAAGCTGCCGAGGTCTCGGATCACACCGCTTTCGCGGCGGCCGACCTCGACTTCCACTCGCAGATCTACGCACTCGCCGACCACCCGCGTCTCGAGGGCGCGTGGCGCCAGTACCTGCCGACGTTCTCGGCGTTGCTCGATGTGACGATCAATCACGATTCGGATCTGCACGACTCCGCCGTCGATCACGTCGCGCTGTTCGACGTCATGCGCAGTGGCGACGCGGCGAAGGCCGCCGATGTGCTGACGGCGCACCTTGACGGGGCTCGGGATCGGATGCTGAGTGAGATCGCCATGTCCGAATGA
- a CDS encoding dihydrodipicolinate synthase family protein, producing MTRYDILTAIPTAFGRDGTLDLEGSRAIFRYVAASGNEGAFVLGTTGEFPAVDVEEFSDLVAAALDELADRMRVIVHVGRPSAFEAVRLTRIARDLGAREFAALTPYYLRSSDDAVYEYFRAVSDAVGDGRLYVYVYPARSGNPVTPQLLVRLAQLPNVVGAKVSELSLEELAAYRAVVPADFELYTGADRDLIAAVEVGAQGVVSGVSSVTPKPFRALAEAGRAGDAAAVAAAQVAVDEVVSVVGGDMARMKEAYRVLGVADAYCRMALDEPDAAARAAVAAVVTAHG from the coding sequence GTGACCCGCTATGACATCCTCACCGCGATCCCGACCGCCTTCGGGCGTGACGGAACGCTCGATCTCGAGGGGTCGCGTGCGATCTTCCGATACGTCGCCGCGTCGGGCAACGAGGGGGCGTTCGTGCTCGGCACGACCGGGGAGTTCCCCGCGGTCGACGTCGAGGAGTTCTCGGATCTCGTCGCAGCGGCGCTCGACGAACTCGCCGACCGCATGCGGGTGATCGTGCACGTCGGTCGTCCCAGTGCCTTCGAGGCGGTGCGGCTCACGCGGATCGCTCGCGACCTGGGTGCTCGCGAGTTCGCAGCGCTGACGCCGTACTACCTCCGGTCGTCGGATGATGCGGTGTACGAGTACTTCCGTGCGGTGTCGGATGCTGTCGGCGACGGCCGCCTGTACGTGTACGTCTACCCGGCGCGCAGCGGTAATCCCGTCACGCCGCAGTTGCTCGTGCGGCTGGCGCAGCTGCCCAATGTCGTCGGCGCGAAGGTCAGCGAGCTCTCCCTGGAGGAACTGGCAGCGTACCGGGCGGTCGTGCCCGCCGACTTCGAGCTCTACACAGGCGCCGACCGGGATCTGATCGCGGCCGTCGAGGTGGGCGCGCAGGGCGTCGTCTCGGGGGTCTCATCCGTGACGCCGAAGCCGTTCCGAGCGCTCGCCGAGGCCGGTCGAGCCGGTGATGCGGCCGCGGTCGCCGCCGCTCAGGTAGCCGTCGACGAGGTGGTCTCGGTCGTCGGGGGAGACATGGCGCGTATGAAGGAGGCGTACCGAGTGCTCGGCGTCGCCGATGCGTACTGTCGGATGGCCCTCGACGAGCCCGACGCCGCTGCGCGCGCCGCGGTTGCCGCGGTCGTAACGGCGCACGGCTAG
- a CDS encoding LacI family DNA-binding transcriptional regulator, with protein MATIYDVAKRAGVSPATVSRVFNGTSVSPEKVEAVRAAAEQLNFTPNRAARTLRRQSSEVIALVIPDIENPYFTEMARGVEDAASEAGYSVVLCNSDADVEKESTYLRIAIAENMAGVILAAASDHTNLDEILATGRPVVAVDRGTGYGIDGVVMANRAAGEAATQELIRAGYRRIACISGPTHIDTAAERAAGWRDALDAAERAVDPELLRVSTFRVDGGRAAMEELLALPEPPDAVVASNNLIGVGAIQVLTEHGLTPPAVGVAVVGSLPFTTLSPSAVTVVRLPARRMGVTAARMLLERIRGNDQPARSVVLRDEVQPASIRR; from the coding sequence GTGGCCACGATCTACGACGTCGCGAAGCGCGCCGGCGTCTCACCGGCGACCGTGTCGCGGGTGTTCAACGGCACCAGCGTCTCGCCCGAGAAGGTCGAGGCGGTGCGCGCGGCCGCGGAGCAGCTGAACTTCACGCCCAACCGGGCGGCGCGCACGCTGCGCAGGCAGAGTTCCGAGGTGATCGCCCTGGTGATCCCCGACATCGAGAACCCCTACTTCACCGAGATGGCGCGAGGGGTCGAGGATGCCGCGAGCGAGGCCGGCTACTCGGTGGTGCTGTGCAACTCCGACGCCGACGTCGAGAAGGAATCGACCTACCTGCGCATTGCGATCGCCGAGAACATGGCCGGGGTGATCCTGGCGGCAGCATCTGACCACACGAACCTCGACGAGATCCTCGCCACCGGACGCCCTGTCGTGGCCGTAGACCGCGGCACCGGCTACGGCATCGACGGCGTCGTGATGGCGAACCGCGCCGCCGGCGAAGCTGCGACCCAGGAGCTCATCCGTGCGGGCTATCGCCGTATCGCGTGCATCAGCGGACCGACGCACATCGATACCGCTGCGGAACGCGCCGCGGGATGGCGCGACGCCCTCGACGCCGCCGAGCGCGCGGTCGACCCCGAACTTCTGCGCGTCTCGACTTTTCGTGTCGACGGCGGCAGGGCCGCGATGGAAGAGCTGCTCGCCCTGCCCGAACCCCCGGATGCCGTCGTCGCGAGCAACAACCTCATCGGCGTCGGCGCGATCCAGGTGCTCACCGAGCATGGGCTCACGCCTCCCGCCGTCGGGGTCGCGGTCGTCGGCTCACTGCCGTTCACCACGCTGTCGCCCAGCGCGGTCACCGTCGTGCGGCTTCCCGCCCGTCGCATGGGGGTCACTGCCGCGCGGATGCTGCTCGAGCGCATCCGCGGGAATGACCAGCCGGCCCGTTCGGTGGTCCTGCGCGATGAGGTGCAGCCCGCCAGCATCCGGCGCTGA
- a CDS encoding tripartite tricarboxylate transporter TctB family protein, translated as MTDVVDTDLRGAAPSRSLEVVFAAVALAVAAGYLLLATQIPLRREAAPGQIDARFWPTAIGVAAVATAIVLLVVALTRPAPTRDDVERIQPGGVLRVVLTIVIAGAFIAVWSLGSVVLFGYRIEVFPIAAGLLMAGLMLLYGHRRWLSLIIYSAAVTAFVYAVFGMLLRIPL; from the coding sequence ATGACCGACGTCGTCGACACCGACCTTCGGGGAGCGGCACCCTCCCGCTCCCTGGAGGTCGTGTTCGCCGCGGTCGCCCTCGCGGTCGCGGCGGGGTACCTGCTGCTGGCGACGCAGATCCCGTTGCGGCGCGAAGCCGCTCCAGGGCAGATCGACGCCCGCTTCTGGCCGACGGCGATCGGCGTCGCCGCCGTCGCGACCGCGATCGTGCTCCTCGTCGTCGCCCTCACTCGCCCCGCACCGACCCGCGATGACGTTGAACGCATCCAGCCGGGCGGTGTGCTGCGCGTCGTGCTCACCATCGTCATCGCGGGGGCGTTCATCGCCGTGTGGTCCCTTGGATCGGTGGTGCTGTTCGGCTATCGCATCGAGGTGTTCCCGATCGCCGCCGGACTGCTCATGGCCGGACTCATGCTGCTGTACGGGCACCGACGCTGGCTGAGCCTCATCATCTACTCCGCCGCGGTGACAGCATTCGTCTACGCCGTCTTCGGCATGCTTCTGAGGATCCCCCTATGA